The Branchiostoma floridae strain S238N-H82 chromosome 1, Bfl_VNyyK, whole genome shotgun sequence sequence tttcacttttagaaatatttacaaaaaatggtaaaccttgccaaatggtagaattaattcattgccccataaaagttagccccttttgtctgcctggtatatttttagatttcactgatgggcactggtgggtcctttgtggtaggccattgacatgacacccagccgtactttgcaaggatgtgtgaattgctttcttcctagcccactgacccaatattacataaaatggtagaaaatggtaaataaaggcaaaatgctgttaccattgtttacaaactgttagaagtattctgttccacattgtgaatatttcaaaggttttacaaaccggggaaaatatttagaaagttcaaatagctttggaaatatttcaaaagtataaaatctcctggacatataattgaaaacaattgaaaccaTTTGTAAATTATGAGAATGGCAACCCTcgcggtgactcggaatcgactctagacaatcaaaatactagtaattataCTATACCACTATGCTCGCCTTAAACTAAGTTATAGTACTGTGTTCGGGTTAAAGAAGATTGCAAAACAGCTAATATGCTAATACAGCtccaagctctgattggttcacggcAGTTCTAAGGTTCTGATCATGacaggaaaaaaagaagaggaagaagaaaaagaggaaagaaggaaaacaaCAAACCAGCAAAAAtaatagcctccttcaccggcctctctgggaagcttggcaattttggggggggggggcggtaggtcgattcgcgatttttaaccgggaatatcatgccgggaaaggaatatatgccgggaaaggaatatacaccggaaagcttgtacgggcgaGGCGAAATTGGCTTCCCAGTACTGTCagtacaatgacaatgacagtgGTACTGACTGTATGACAATGACTATGGTACTAACTGTACGACAATGACAATGGTACTGACTGTATGACAATGGTACTGACtgtatgacaatgacaatggtacTGACTGTATGACAGTGACAATGGTACTGACTGTATGACAGTGACAATGGTACTGACTGTATGGCAATGACAATGGTACTGACTGTATGACAATGGTACTGACTGTATGACAATGACTATGGTACTGACTGTATGGCACTGACAATGGTACTGACTGTATGACAATGGTACTGACtgtatgacaatgacaatggtatTGACTGTATGACAGTGACAATGGTACTGACTGTATGACAACGACAATGGTATTGACTGTAAGGCAATGACAATGGTACTGACTGTATGACAGTGACAATGGTACTGACTGTATGACAACGACAATGGTATTGACTGTAAGGCAATGACAATGGTACTGACTGTATGACAGTGACAATGGTACTGACTGTATGACAACGACAATGGTATTGACTGTAAGGCAATGACAATAGTACTGACtgtatgacaatgacaatggtacTGACTGTATGacagtgacaatgacaatgacaacagTAGAGACTTCCTCCTGCTTTCAAAAGTAGGCTGCTCCATCAACACTGACAAATTGGCTTTGTCACAGTCGGTTTAAAAGGTCACCGGGTCAATGGCACCTACACGCACATCGCACCTGCCCATTGTCTACCTGCCAGCCCctcacctgtctcacctggCGGCGGCCTAGTTCTACTGAACATTTTACCGTCTCACCTGTCTGCGCCTGAAGCTGTACTGTTCAGCCGGCATATCCGCCCTTCACttgtgtttctgtatctttatagctgtggtataaccacccttaggcctaacacaccagcttctgtatctgtatctatatagccggtataaccgcccttcggcgtaacacaccagcttctgtatctgtgtctatatagccggtataaccgcccttcggcgcaacacaccagcttctgtatctgagtctatatagccggtataaccgcccttcggcgtaacataccagcttctgtatctttatctgtatagccggtataaccgccgatcggcgtaacacaccagcttctgtatctgtgtctatatagccggtataaccgccctttggcctaacataccagcttctgtatctttatctgtatagccggtataaccgccctttggcctaacataccagcttctgtatctttatctgtatagccggtataaccgcccttcggcctaacacaccagcttctgtatctgtatctatgtagccggtataaccgcccttaggcctaacacaccagcttctgtatctgtatctatatagccggtataaccgcccttcggcgtaacacaccagcttctgtatctgtatctatatagccggtataaccgccatcggcataacacaccagcttctgtatctgtatggcaaatataatcgcccttcggcataacacactggcttctgtgtctgtatatCTGTAgctttatagccggtataaattcatttcggtgtaacacaccagcttctgtatgtgtatctgcatggccagtataaccgccattcAGCATAACACCCCATCTTCTGTGTCTGTACAGCAGAGCCCCGTATGCGTGACATTTGCAGCGCGAGTCGGCTGGCTCCCTGGCGGACAAAGGGCACCAGACGGACAAAAGGCCGGCTCTGTTCTGCCGACCAAAGTCAACTCCGTAAATAAAGTTGGCTTTTGTAGTCGGTCTGTGGCCGTGATTTGTGTCCGCGGCTCACAGTTTGTGCCATCATCATTCTCCATCACACTCACTTGGGCAATGTACAGAACAGTGGAAATTCAAGGCCAAATGGAGCGAATGGTTTTacagtgtgagtgagtgagtgagtgagtgagtgagtgagtgagtgagtgtgagtgagtgagtgagtgagtgagtgggtgagtgagtgagtgagtgagtgagtgagtgagtgagtgagtgagtgagtgagtgagtgagtgagtgagtgaatgaatgagtgagggagtgagtgatTTTGAATCACGTTATTTACTTCGTTTTTTTCGGCCTTTTCTATGAATCTACATGTTCCCCTCACACTGACGCGATTTCCTTTATTCGTCACAACTAAGGAAACGTATTTTCGTAGCAAATGCCTAGAAAAAACTTTGCTGGAGAATAATCATGCTACAGGTGAATACTTGTTAGCAAGGAGACTAAACAACGAACAGAACTGATCCAAACATGGTGATTGGAactgatgaataaataaataaaggtttcTCTTTCTTTACTAGCTTTGTTCAAGCCAAAACCAACAGTCTTAAGAGACGAACGCACAAGACGTGAGAAACTCGGGCTTCTTTTCCTGACCTCTCCTTCCGCCTTGACCTTGACGTGATTTGAAGGTCGACGACCTGCCCAGACAAACATgtcactgcccccctccccacataaaaAAACACCCTGTCCGTTGTTTGGCATGTGACGTTATGGACACGCAGTCAACATTACAGACCTCACAATGTGGGCACGGCGTGTCGGGTCCTTCAGTCAGCCCGCGGAGTAATCTCAAGAATCCCGGACCCATTCACTCCTCCGCGGGCCTCTCCAGGCGCTTTGTGCCCAGGTAAACACGCCGAGGATTTGTCAAGCACTCTTGCAGATCCGTCTCACCTTGACATTGTTACTTCAGGTGGAGTGTCCACAATGGCGGGAAGCTGGCATCGCCGCCGCGGAGGCTGCCGGCCTTCAGAGAAGAAGTCAGACCTGACAATAAAAGTCTGTAGGCAGAAGAGTAGTAACTGCGCGGTCACATTCGCTGGCGACTGTCGTACGATGATATGTTCATGTCGTAGAATTTCCTTTATTGCGATAACCTCAATTGGTCCTATTTTAGTAGGGGTAGTCTTCCAGGTTCGTGGTATCTTATGTAGTTCCTCTTTTGTCAACTGTAAAACAATGTTAGCCACTCAAAACTACATCACAGCAACGTTTTTAAGTATATGTGTCATTATTTGttactttcttttcttctgAGATTGGATTTATGTTTAAAACTATGAAAGAGAAGTAGCTAGCTTGAGGCACTCCAGCCCAAGACACTGGTTCAAGTCCATCAAGTCCCTTATGGGAAAGGACTCTGTTAAGGAGGATGTCTCCAATCCCAACATCACTGTGACACAAAATGAATGTGACACGCTTGCAGAGCATTTCGGGTCTGTGTGGAGTGAAGTGTCCCGTACTGTTCCAACGTTGGCTGATGTCGAGCACAAGCTCTCGCATGATACACCCACACCGTTCAGTATTGGTCAGGTTAAGGCCAGACTGCGCAGACTCAATGGGAGGAAAGCCGCTGGACCAGACCTCATTCCTTCCTGGTTACTAAAGCAGTATCATGAAGAACTTGGTCCTGTTTTATGTGACGTCTTCAATTCTTGTCTTCAGAACTCCGCCTTTCCGCAGCAATGGAAAGAGGCTGTAGTCACGGCAGTGCCTAAGAAACAACGACCACAGTTCCCATCGGAATACCGACAAATTTCGTTAGTCAGCTGCGTCGGGAAAGTGTATGAAGGGCTGCTCCGTGATGCTTTGCTACAGGACACTACCAGTAGCCTCGCACCGTCTCAACATGGCTTCCTGTCAAGGAGATCTACGGTTACTGCGTTGATACACATCCTCCAAACGTGGCACGAAGCGTTAAACAGTAACCCGAAGTTGGACGTTCATGCTGTGTTCGTTGATTTTTCCCGTGCATTTGATACCATCAGTCATAGTCAACTGCTCATGTGCCTAGCCGACATAGGTATCAGGCGGTCCTTATGGATGAGCATCAGCAGCTATCTGGAAGGACGTACACAGAAGGTTAAGTGGGGTCCCTGTGTATCTAAGTCCCACGACGTCCTCGCGGGTGTTCCACAGGGTGGTATTCTATCACCAACACTTTTCGTCATCTGTATAAATACCTTGGATGCAAGGATGCCAAGGCCCATTGTTCCTGTCAAATATGCGGACGATCTGACaacctctgaaatgctaatGGCGTCACTTCCTGGTCAAACGCAGAAGGCACTTGACTCCATTGTTGAATGGGGGGAGGACTACTCTCTCAAGGTAAACgggaaaaagacaatggacatGGTTATCAGCGCAAGGAAGGAGGTAAACATTCCTGTTCCTCCTCATCCCACAATATCCGGACATGTGATTCAGAGGACTACGTCTTTCAAACTACTTGGAGTACACATCACTGCCAACCTTACCTGGGATGAACACGTTCATTTCATGTTGACGAAGTCCCGTCCACGTGTGTATTACCTTGCAGCTGCAAAGAAGGCTGGTCTCCCTACTGATGTCTTGCTCCAGATTTACCTAACTTTCATACGCCCCTTACTGGAGTATGCCAGTCCGGTGTGGGGAGGACTGCCGAAACACCTGTCAGACAAGCTAGAAGCCATGCAGAGGCGCTGTCTTAGAATCATTGGTATCCCATCTGACTCTCTGCCCTCACTATCAGACAGACGGGACGCAGCGACGCTGAAGACTCTACAAGACATACTGCGGGACAGTAGCTCTCCGCTGAGGGAGTTCTTTACTTCACCTCAGGACAGTTCGTACAGTCTTCGTCGGGAAGCCCGATACagggcatctagaagtaaaacgaagcGACATGAGATGTCATTTGCACCCCGCTCTGTAAGATTGTTGTACGAAAGTGCTAGatgatcggtaaagaatgttgattctgtcatgtatattttcttaatccgattgctgtctaattttaaatgttgtaaatgtattaatgttttaaagttgattctgtgactgatgacgtatttcatgtgtacatacatgccaagtcatccaggaataaagctgaatctatTTGTTATGTATCTATTCATAAGTTCAAATGTCAAATATCTTATTTTCCATAATCTACAAGTGGAGACGAGAATATAAGTTTTGCATAACTTGAGCCCGCCGTCGCTTTGTCTTTATCCATTCATTTGTATTATTTGATGTTTCCTTTGAATAAAAAATTTATCTATACAATTTTGTACGCGTGCTCAAGGGGGTCATTTCTCAAGTTTGTGAATTAAGCGagaggtgaacatcattgatgaTGGTAACCATTAACTTGCATTGACAGCTCTCTTTCTAAAGTCACTACACAATTTTCAGAATAAAGAACAAGTCCACCAGTGGTTTTGTGTCATCGGAGACATACTTTATCACTCTAACATGAGTTTCACATGATTGTAAAGgcaacattacatgttgattCATGTTGGTAGACAAGTACTTTCAAGTTCGCCCGTCATATAAATTCTTTATTTCACTTCAACTCAGATAATGCAGGTCACCCTTATccgcggggtagcctatatccgttctaTCTATAAAGACGGAGTATTTAGGGACATATACATTTCCCTAGAtaactcatacatgtacaacggatataggctaccccgcggataaagatgacCCTGCGCTACCTGACGGCTTCTGAAGAACACTTGATGGACTTTGACGTCTTGAGGGGTGTGCGAAGACCTTATTTCTTTCTTCCATCATTACTGTACAATTCAAGTCGGTACACTTTTATTTCACACATAGTTTCTTCAATATAAAGGAATCAATTCGTATTCAGGAATCGGGACCAGATGCATTGACGATTTtcgacacccccctccccatcacacATGTAACAATGGTGCGTCAGTGCAccaagtagggctgggtatcggtgcagcgtaccggtacaaaaccggtttttcttattggaccggtccagaaaaaccggacctgaaaaaattaggtgaaccggatgttggaccgattagaaaattaacagattattttatcaggcattcacacgttttggcgcttgcaagTGGAAGaacataacaagagtgaagtagggtaaagtttgtagtaatttctaccaagttttacagccaatcgtacaggtgcagtttaATAGCGTTGTAGGATCTTAAATTGCCAGTGAaggtctaatactccaccaaacagatttctttgtagtcaaatggaccattggtatgagtcatactgcatcaggtccaggttcaggtccggacctggacctgatcctttggacctgatccggacctggacctgaattttctgtaccggtacccagccctagcacCAGGTTAAGACCCTGTCACTGTTGTAGAGACCTTCCCTGACGGGTAGAACATGTCCATACATGgtacatactctccaagcagaggttcggctctttttttacgtgttttaggcgttgttttgtcgggctttctattttgtattaaaGGTTTTCTTCATGGCGGTGCAAAACAGTGGCGccaaacgtctgcttggagaatagtccGCACACGTGATCCATGTTTCCGGTATGCTACACAAATCTATGTTCGCTCCCATGTGCATCGGCAACTTTCGGAATTTCTAgtgactttaaaaaatggtgTCAGTTAGCCCTATACATGTTTACACTGCTAACGCCAGTTTACCTTactccgcggggtaacctatatccactATAgttaactgcaatatttcaaaattttggggTAAGCTATATCCGTTGTCAAAACtaactgaatttttttcaaagtccGTCAAATTCAGACATCCCCataagacctacatgtatatttaaaaacaacggatataggttatcccacggataaaggtgaactagcgctaccATCCGAGACTTTTGTCATGTGGTCTATGTGTAACGTCAACTTTCATTATTCCGCTGTGCACCTCAAGCCTCCACATGTATATAGAGTGAAAAGCAAATGTACAGACATCTACTAAACTTAGCATCAGTAATATCCGATGCGTGCACACgtcagatatccaggtgttcaggACATTGTTGAAAAGCTAGACATCGACAACACCtatttttgaggtggcggtctTCAGGTACACGGTGAAATTCTAAAAGCTGACGTTCGCTTCAATTCAAACCACGAATACCTGAAACTTCGGAATTGACAAGATTTGAGAACGACACGATATCTTTTACCGAATGTTACGACTTGGAACGTCCACATGCACTAATTTCAAGGTATGAAAAAAGTAGAAACAAGAACATACACATTTTGCACATGAAGTTGGCCTATATGGCTGTACAGGTCAAAGGGCACGTCCTTAATGATAAACAAAAGACCGTCATTTCATTTCCTGTCGAACTTGACCCCCGAACTATCCATTgacgtttgaacttgacattctaTTGTTACCTTGACATGTATTCAACCTTGACCTCTGCCCCAAAGTCCTGATCTTGACCGTTGCCCCAAAGTCCTAATCTTGACTTCAATCCCGGAGTGTTGAACTCTGCCCTTTAGTCCTGAGCTTGACCTTTGCCCTTGACTTCTATCCCGGATTGTTGACCTCTGCCCTTAAgtcctgaccttgacctttgccctAATGCCCCGGATCTATATGGTCTATGGGTTCCTCGTCGTTGCTATCGAACACACAGTCGTCCAGCGGCGGCGTGTGCGTGGGCTCGGGCGCGGCCGGACGGTCCGGCATGTGTATGATGGCGATGGGCGGCAGGCGCATGCCCTTAAACCGGGGTTTCCGACACGGGTCCGATCTAGTTCTGCGCCTCTGTCGGGACAGCGCCGACTCGAACCCCGTCGAGACGGTCAGCAAGTCCGAGTCGAAATCCACGGCGACGCTTCTCGCGTCTCTAGAGGCCgcgttgttgttgtctctcttcAAGGAGAGTCTCTCCATCTTCCCGTACAGGTTGTTATCCGAGGCGTGGCCGCGCAAGTCTCTCGGCGACGGCAGGGGACTGTCGCACTCCGCCGCCGTCATGCTCGACAAGACGTCTTCGCTCTCGTAATACTGTCTCGAGTCGGCCGCGACTGGGTCGTCTTCGTCTTCCTTGACGTCTTCCTTGAGGCCGTCCTGTCTCCGTATCCCCGGCAAGGGCGCGAACTTCTTCAAGGAGAGCTCGGCGTCCCTGTCGCAGCCGACGTCCTCCTGCTGCCGCACGATCTGCACGATCTCGTCTATGTCCTCCCCTCCCGGCCTGCGCTGGCGGGAGAACTGCGAGTAGTCGGCTCCTGACGCCTCCCGGACTAGCGCCTGGCCGCCTCCGTCCTCCATGCTGATGTCCTCCGCTCCCGTGGGACGTCCTGGCGCATCGGAGTCGGGAAAATCAGCGGACGGGGGACTCCCGTTACCCGGGGAGACGGGCGGGGTTACTCCGGTCCACTGCAATGGGAGAGAAAAGAGGAACAACAGTTACTTTATAGTCGGTGTGTTGACACGGTGACGGTCAATGGTAGACATACAGGCGGACAGCAGACACAGTGTGTACAGTGAGCtttattgtactgtattgtattgtactgtgCATGCGTACTTGCACGCTTTCTAACTCTCTCACATGTACAGAGTAACATTTCCACGAATGGGGCCCGGTCGGGGAAtgttggggaacgaaaagtgcATTatagtaaagtttattgcaaattcttgcccgtgggctaattgcaggtaacatgacagATTCAGACAGAGCACAAAataatatcaaaggtgtctactctagtctaaaactagtaaaagctaactctaggtcctgggCTATTGGTTCGACTCCTTTCTCGACAGTGGAAGtggaaagatcccaccttttctattaatTATGTGTGGGCTTTGTGAAGCTAGAATgagacttgttttctttttgtcggtgaatgttGGGAAGTTTgaatggaatttggtggcctcttcaaacaactcttttctttcgtgatcgtagaaagagcagtttgacatcaatgtgtttcgtcttccaccatgtttgacgtgcactgtttgcacgttcttttacATACAGGAAGCTTtataaaacacatcaaaacatagaacggaccaaaaataattcaacagcatgtctTGTGTATATTTATTGACATAAACTTAAAATTTTGATTCCCGCAAAAATCCCGGCCCGCGTactttttatgtgtgtttggtgccttttatatcatacttttcgttcccgaaagctgccccggtttggaaatgtgacgcaggCCTTGCGAATTGGTAGTATTTTGAATGAAGATTTCAAAGCCCGcgccacacatctgcttggagatgactgCTGGCGGGCCAGCCCGGTGTTGTGCGGAGATAAACAGGTGTCacgccgttaccatggcgacgCTTAAGTACCGTGAGACCGCAGACGGAGGCTAGCCTCGATACCAGACTCCGAGACGAGCACGAGACTAGCCTGGACGCCAGACTGTATCCAGGGCCTACAGTGGCCAACTCCTagaggtggggtcacacgtgcgtatatattcaagtccgtttgaggtgcgaatgaagctcttagtctctaccaggctccacaggtcgcggggaaaatagtgcaaataggacaaatatagatacataacatgccaggtgagttagctgaccgagaagtatggttagcgacccagctaacttcgctgacatgttacctgtttacgtttgtccaatttctattatttttacaacgacctgtggggcctggtggaggcaaatactcccatgcgcacctcatacggactttgatatatacgcaggtgtgaccccaccttaagtcACTTTCTCATTTTATCACGTGTTCAGCGCCAACTGTCGGGAAAAACATTTTAGAGACTGGTCTCCATGGCAACTCAACGACCCTAAACACGGACAACAACAACCAGGCGACGTTGCCACCCACTCCCCGTTTTTCTAAGGACATTGTTTATTGTATCATAttagctgtccttggtgcttcaCAATACAACCTATATATAGGAAGCCCATTGAAATCCAGCCTTGAGTTACTTATACTCGATGGTATTGTGTCTGAATATcttttatattaaaaaaaagatgccACGCTGCTTGTGTAGTAAATACTGTCTATGCACATAAAGATACGGGCTTATATGACACAACAGGTGAAGGGATTTCTACCAAGATACCCGAAAAATTGACCGAAAGGGTCGCTGAATGGTCTATTAGTGGCTGGCAGCTGGGCGGGCATAGATCGCCAAATCACTCAAATCGCTCTGTTAGCGCCTAACCTTCAACCCATTGTTGCAGAACACAACCCCAACCCAATATTGTCTCCCATAatacccccttttcactaggacggcgctctcgccgcgctctctcagCGGCCTCAAATTGATGTATTCCTCAACAaactgtatagaaaagaaacgaaccTTTTGACACTTTCAgtgttttgtcgtcttctcggtcacac is a genomic window containing:
- the LOC118420766 gene encoding uncharacterized protein LOC118420766 — translated: MEDGGGQALVREASGADYSQFSRQRRPGGEDIDEIVQIVRQQEDVGCDRDAELSLKKFAPLPGIRRQDGLKEDVKEDEDDPVAADSRQYYESEDVLSSMTAAECDSPLPSPRDLRGHASDNNLYGKMERLSLKRDNNNAASRDARSVAVDFDSDLLTVSTGFESALSRQRRRTRSDPCRKPRFKGMRLPPIAIIHMPDRPAAPEPTHTPPLDDCVFDSNDEEPIDHIDPGH